From a region of the Castanea sativa cultivar Marrone di Chiusa Pesio chromosome 10, ASM4071231v1 genome:
- the LOC142611728 gene encoding coniferyl alcohol acyltransferase, with product MEVEAPGHEIFGVNFTGKSIIKAVNPLPGPHILTLSNLDLLSGRFPVTYLYFYRKPLVSNFTPIVDILKSSLAETLKYYYPFAGRIVQNLNTCEPEIICDNNGALLVEAQANIRLKEINFYNLNQLLQGKLVKLSPDFPLQIQVTHYTCGGISITFTFDHALGDASAFGKFLVSWSEITQKKQISCIPDHRRNLRARFPPRYHPSLDQTFVKCTIEEIINMPTTKIRLKRLYHIDAASIERLQKLACVNGNKRTKIEAFSAYVWKVMINAIDQSYSKCKMGWLVDGRARMCGEENSMSNYIGNVLSVAFAEASLIELKQDSISDIANNVHEAISKATTQEHFLDLIDWIECHRPGLMLSKIVLGQGGPALVLSSGRRFPVAEVDFGFGSPVLGTVCTTIERIGVAYLNQRQSARGDGSWTISAILWPELAAALESDSIFQPMSANHLQL from the coding sequence ATGGAAGTAGAGGCTCCAGGGCATGAAATATTTGGAGTGAACTTCACTGGAAAAAGTATTATCAAAGCTGTGAACCCCTTGCCAGGGCCTCATATCCTCACTCTCTCAAACCTTGATCTTCTTTCTGGCCGCTTTCCTGTAACATACTTGTACTTCTACCGCAAACCTCTTGTCAGTAACTTTACACCGATTGTTGACATTCTCAAGAGCTCCCTTGCTGAAACTCTCAAGTACTACTACCCCTTTGCTGGCCGCATCGTTCAGAACCTGAATACTTGTGAGCCTGAAATCATATGTGACAATAATGGTGCGCTACTAGTAGAAGCTCAAGCCAATATCCGTttgaaagaaatcaatttttacAACCTTAATCAACTTTTGCAGGGGAAGTTGGTTAAACTCAGCCCTGACTTTCCCCTGCAAATCCAAGTAACACATTACACTTGTGGAGGCATTTCAATAACATTCACCTTTGACCATGCACTAGGTGATGCGAGTGCCTTTGGAAAGTTTCTTGTCTCTTGGTCTGAAATCACTCAAAAGAAGCAAATATCATGCATACCAGATCACCGGAGAAATCTTCGTGCACGTTTTCCTCCTAGGTATCATCCTTCCTTGGACCAAACTTTTGTCAAGTGCACCATAGAAGAGATAATAAATATGCCAACAACCAAAATCCGGCTTAAGCGCCTTTATCATATTGATGCAGCAAGCATTGAGAGGctacaaaaacttgcatgtGTTAATGGTAATAAGAGAACAAAGATTGAGGCTTTCTCAGCTTATGTTTGGAAGGTTATGATTAATGCAATTGATCAATCCTATTCAAAGTGCAAGATGGGTTGGTTAGTTGATGGACGTGCTAGAATGTGTGGAGAAGAGAATTCCATGTCAAACTACATAGGCAATGTCTTGTCTGTGGCTTTTGCAGAGGCAAGTCTCATAGAACTAAAGCAAGATTCTATCTCAGATATTGCCAATAATGTTCATGAGGCGATTTCAAAGGCGACTACTCAGGAACATTTCCTGGATTTGATAGATTGGATAGAGTGCCACAGGCCTGGTTTAATGCTATCAAAAATTGTGTTAGGCCAAGGCGGACCAGCCTTGGTTTTGTCATCAGGAAGAAGGTTTCCAGTTGCTGAAGTTGATTTTGGATTTGGTAGTCCAGTGCTAGGAACAGTCTGCACCACTATAGAAAGGATTGGAGTTGCTTACCTGAACCAAAGGCAAAGTGCTAGGGGTGATGGCTCATGGACTATATCAGCTATCTTATGGCCGGAATTGGCAGCTGCTTTGGAGTCTGATTCGATTTTTCAGCCCATGTCTGCAAATCATCTTCAACTTTAG
- the LOC142614048 gene encoding uncharacterized protein LOC142614048, which yields MAASKAKEKSFVPVSDKLSIPENLDCIIDVKLQRPLKRLLFGRRKFEPTSSRASKKPRTTMGDDGKDGPLIDEDYNNFLFALSKYSEEQSWSFEGKEDDDGDNDFDPQYKMFTYNLREDGKSFEEKQDDDVDNDLDPQYKMFLDNLRVDGNSYILEISGKGVIPVYKKYEGEDNALSNGNGINWATLKENNKSNLTTPRGAVDRRNLAIPREEDMIFSTIPSKEDGRNSLTSRKEDWRNSVKRGEPKSPEVPHTKPKILKAIKMENLEPANQFSNGMGEGSSLNSESYQLFLNRQKLDDIAADILAKRGKRLKAQNVGGETSLHATKFEANSVVKLEDDAYETLADTEKLAVTNKLLMNSADVHHQWHAKRTIGRGNSQFKEKLMEILRMPYNQKEYEVLFHEFSYRKPMQRHRDLRGRIKVYDVGRLGKSYRDHYSDLAEMINLVHHDLPKVLNLLRGFFYWLTNLSHQGAFEPWLDSSYLDIVPQGTTSG from the exons ATGGCAGCCTCTAAGGCTAAGGAGAAATCCTTTGTTCCAGTTTCAGACAAGCTGTCTATTCCCGAAAATTTAGACTGCATTATTGATGTGAAGTTGCAGAGGCCATTGAAGAGATTGCTCTTTGGTCGTCGCAAGTTTGAGCCCACTTCTTCTCGTGCTTCAAAGAAACCTAGAACAACCATGGGGGATGATGGTAAAGATGGTCCACTAATAGACGAGGATTACAACAATTTCTTGTTTGCCTTAAGTAAGTACAGTGAAGAACAATCCTGGTCttttgaaggaaaagaagatgatgatggtgataaTGATTTTGATCCACAATACAAGATGTTCACTTATAATTTGAGGGAAGATGGGAAGtcttttgaagaaaaacaagatgatGATGTCGATAATGATTTAGATCCACAATACAAGATGTTTTTGGATAATTTGAGGGTAGATGGGAATTCTTATATACTGGAAATCTCTGGAAAGGGTGTGATCCCTGTTTATAAAAAGTACGAAGGGGAGGACAATGCACTGTCTAATGGGAATGGGATCAATTGGGCCactctaaaagaaaataataagagTAACTTGACAACTCCAAGAGGAGCAGTAGATAGGAGGAACTTGGCAATTCCAAGAGAAGAAGATATGATATTCTCAACGATTCCAAGTAAAGAAGATGGGAGGAATTCATTGACTTCAAGAAAAGAAGATTGGAGGAATTCTGTGAAGAGAGGAGAACCGAAAAGTCCAGAAGTTCCACATACTAAACCAAAGATTTTGAAGGCGATAAAGATGGAGAATTTAGAACCTGCAAATCAGTTTTCTAATGGGATGGGTGAGGGTTCCAGTTTAAATTCTGAAAGTTATCAGTTGTTCTTGAATCGTCAGAAATTAGATGACATTGCTGCGGATATTTTGGCCAAAAGGGGGAAACGATTGAAAGCTCAAAACGTTGGCGGTGAAACTTCACTTCATGCCACAAAGTTTGAAGCAAACTCAGTT GTGAAACTTGAGGATGATGCTTATGAAACTTTAGCTGATACGGAAAAGCTTGCTGTTACAAATAAGTTGCTAATGAACTCAGCT GATGTACACCACCAGTGGCATGCTAAGAGAACTATTGGAAGAGGTAATTCTCAGTTTAAGGAGAAACTGATGGAAATTCTTAGAATGCCTTACAACCAGAAGGAGTATGAGGTACTCTTCCATGAATTTTCTTATCGCAAACCAATGCAACGCCATAGAGACTTGCGTGGCAGGATAAAAGTATATGATGTAGGTCGTCTCGGAAAATCATATCGAGATCACTATTCTG ATCTTGCTGAAATGATAAATTTAGTACATCATGATCTTCCTAAAGTTTTGAATCTTCTACGTGGATTTTTCTATTGGTTAACG AATTTGTCACATCAAGGAGCATTCGAGCCTTGGTTGGATTCTTCATATTTGGATATAGTACCACAAGGCACCACCTCTGGTTAG